From the Rhinolophus sinicus isolate RSC01 linkage group LG02, ASM3656204v1, whole genome shotgun sequence genome, one window contains:
- the NEUROD4 gene encoding neurogenic differentiation factor 4 — MAKTYVKPKDMTELVNTPSWMDKSLGSQNEMKEEERKPAAYGLLGSLAEEHDSIEEEEEEEEDGEKPKRRGPKKKKMTKARLERFRARRVKANARERTRMHGLNDALDNLRRVMPCYSKTQKLSKIETLRLARNYIWALSEVLETGQTPEGKGFVEMLCKGLSQPTSNLVAGCLQLSPQSVLLEKHEEKSPICDSAISVHNFNYQSPGLPSPPYGHMETHLINLKPPVFKSLGESSFGSHPPDCSTPPYEGPLTPPLSISGNFSLKQEASPDLDKSYSFIPHYPSASLSSGHVHSTPFQAGTACYDVPIDMSYDAYTHHGIGAQLNTIFTD; from the coding sequence ATGGCAAAAACTTATGTGAAACCCAAGGACATGACGGAGTTGGTCAACACACCATCCTGGATGGACAAAAGTCTGGGCTCTCAGAATGaaatgaaggaggaggagagaaaaccAGCTGCTTATGGGTTGCTTGGCAGCTTAGCTGAAGAGCATGACAGTattgaggaagaagaagaggaggaagaggatggggaGAAGCCTAAGAGAAGGGGtcccaagaaaaagaagatgacAAAAGCTCGTCTTGAGAGGTTCAGGGCTCGAAGAGTCAAGGCAAATGCTAGAGAACGGACCCGGATGCACGGCCTGAATGACGCCCTGGACAATCTGAGGAGAGTCATGCCATGTTACTCTAAGACCCAAAAGCTCTCCAAGATAGAGACTCTTAGACTGGCCAGGAACTACATTTGGGCTTTGTCTGAGGTCCTGGAAACTGGCCAGACGCCTGAAGGGAAGGGCTTTGTGGAGATGCTCTGTAAAGGGCTCTCTCAGCCCACGAGCAACCTGGTGGCTGGATGTCTCCAACTGAGCCCTCAGTCTGTTCTCCTGGAGAAGCATGAGGAGAAATCTCCTATTTGTGACTCTGCCATCTCTGTTCACAACTTCAACTACCAGTCTCCCGGGCTCCCCAGCCCTCCGTATGGCCATATGGAAACACATCTTATTAATCTCAAACCCCCAGTATTCAAGAGTTTGGGTGAATCATCCTTTGGGAGTCATCCCCCTGACTGCAGCACACCACCTTATGAGGGTCCACTTACCCCACCCCTGAGCATCAGTGGGAACTTCTCCTTGAAGCAAGAAGCCTCTCCTGACCTGGATAAATCCTACAGCTTCATACCACATTACCCCTCTGCAAGCCTAAGCTCAGGGCACGTGCATTCAACTCCCTTTCAGGCTGGTACCGCTTGCTATGATGTTCCCATAGATATGTCCTATGATGCCTACACCCACCATGGCATTGGGGCTCAACTCAATACCATCTTCACTGATTAG